The nucleotide window TGTGCGAACTGTTCCGCATCGCCAGCCACCTGGTATGGTATGGCACTTTCGCTCAGGACCTGGGCCAGCTGTCTCCCGTGTTCTATATGTTCACCGACAGGGAAAAGGTATTCGAAATCATCGAGGCCATTTGTGGTGGCCGCATGCATCCCAACTGGTTCCGCATCGGCGGTGTGGCACAGGACCTGCCCCGCGGTTGGGATACACTGGTCAAAAACTTCGTGGATTATTTTCCGCGCAAACTGCGCGAATACGATAAAATGGTAATGAAAAATTACCTCTTTAAAATACGTACCAAAGGTATTGGTATCTATACCCTGGAAGAAGCCATCGAATGGGGTGTGACCGGCCCGGGCCTGCGCGCCTGCGGTATGGAATGGGACATGCGTAAAAAGAGACCCTACAGTGGCTACGAAAATTTTGCTTTCGAGATCCCGGTCGCCCACAATGGTGATTGTTACGACCGCGCGGTAGTGCGGGTGGAAGAAATGCGGCAGAGCCTCCGCATTGTACAGCAATGCCTGGAATACATGCCTGCCGGCGATTTTAAATCGCACCACCCGCTGGCTACCCCGCCTGTCAAACAACATACCATGCAGGACATCGAAACGCTCATACACCATTTCCTCAACGTCAGCTGGGGACCGGTAATACCCGCCGGCGAAGCAATGGTATGCACGGAAGCAACCAAAGGATGGAACAGCTACTACCTGGTGAGCGATGGCAATACTGCGTCATACCGTACCCGTATCCGCACCCCGTCATTCCCGCATATGCAGATGATCCCCTTGATCAGTAAAGGTTACACCGTGGCAGACCTGTTATCCATACTGGGAGGAATGGATTATGTGCTGGCAGACATCGACCGATAAATAATCAAATCAGACAAACATGCTTACAGCTATCGAAATAGAAAAAATCACTCATGAGCTGCAACAGGTGCCCGTTAAAAAGGCTGCTTGTATCGAAGCGCTCAAAATAGTGCAGCAGCAACGCCGCTGGATCTCCGACGAAAGCGTGGAAGATATTGCGGCCATGCTGGAAATGAGCACTGCAGAAGTCGATAGCGTGGCTACTTTTTACAACCTCATCTTCCGCCGGCCGGTAGGACGGCACATCATCCTGTTATGCGACAGCATCAGCTGTTACGTGATGGGTTTTACCGCTCTCCGGCAGCAACTACAAAGTCTCTTGCATATCAACTACGGTCAGACCACTACCGACGAACGTTTTACACTCCTGCCCAACGCCTGCCTGGGTACCTGTGATCATGCGCCCGCGCTGATGATAGATGAAGATCTGTACAGAGATGTAAAACCGGAAGACCTGGAAAAAATACTGGAAAAATACAGCTGAACCCAAATCATGAGATACTATGGAACGACCACTCACACAACATATTCCTGACTCCGGTGCTGCCCTGCACATAAGGGAGTACGAAGCCGTGGGTGGTTATACCGCCCTGAAAAAAGTTTTGCGGGAGATGGAGCCTGCGCAGGTAACCACACTGGTGAAGGATAGTAAGCTGAAAGGCCGTGGGGGTGCAGGTTTCGACACGGGTATGAAGTGGAGCTTTGTTCCGATGGACATGCCCGGCCCCAAATACCTGATCGCCAATGCCGACGAAATGGAGCCCGGCACTTTTAAAGACCGCTGGCTATTGGAAGGTAATCCGCATCAGCTGCTGGAAGGCATGATCATCGCTGCCTACGCTATACAGGCTACCGATGCTTTTGTATTCCTGCGCTGGGCCTATAAGGATGCGGCCCGTGAAATGCGTCGGGCTATCGCCGACGCCTATACGGCCGGCTACCTCGGAAAAAACATCCTGGGCAGCAGCTTCAGCCTGGAGATGCAGCTACATACCGGCGTAGGCCGTTATATGTGCGGCGAAGAAACCGCCCTGCTCAATTCTCTGGAAGGCAAACGCGCCACTCCACGGGCCAAACCACCTTTCCCCCAGGTAAGCGGACTGTTTGGAAAACCCACCATTGTCAATAATGTGGAGACATTAAGCTGGATCTCCCATATTGTCAATAACGGGGGAGCCTGGTTTAAGTCATTAAGTTATACCGCCGATGGCGGTACGAAAATATACGGCGTCAGTGGCAGGGTTAACAAACCCGGTGCGTGGGAGTTGCCGATGGGGATTACTATGCGCGAATTGCTGGAAGAACATGCCGGTGGTATGCGGAACGGCTATCGTTTCCGCGGAGCCCTGCCTGGTGGCGCTTCTACCGATTTTCTTACCGAAGTCCATCTGGACGTAAAGATGGACTTCGCAGGGGTAACTGCCGCTGGCAGCAGATTAGGCACCGGCACCATGGTCGTTTTAGACGACCACACATGCCCCGTTGGTTTTGTACACAACCTGGAACACTTTTTCGCACAGGAATCCTGTGGTTTCTGCACTCCCTGCCGCGAAGGATTGCCCTGGACTGAGAAAATATTATGGTCGCTGGAGAATGGTACAGGGGTGCCCGCAGACCTGGACTTGCTGGAGATGCATACCAAAATGCTGGGGCCAGGCAATACTTTCTGTGCCCTCGCCCCGGGAGCCATGGAACCCCTGCAGAGTGCCCTGAAATATTTCAGGGAGGATTTTGAACAACATATCAAAGAAAAAAAATGCCCTTATGCCCATCATCAACATTGATAATATTCCATATGAGGTAAAAGACGGCAAAAACCTGCTGGAGGCTTGTTTGTCGCTGGGCCTCAATCTGCCTTATTTCTGCTGGCATCCGGCCCTCGGGTCTGTTGGCGCCTGTCGCCAGTGTGCGGTGAAGATCTTTAAAGATGCAGAAGATACCCGCGGAAAACTGATGATGGCCTGCATGGAGCCCGTAAAGGATGGTATGCGTATATCCATTAACGATAGTGCAGCTGTCGCTTTCCGAAGCAATATCATTGGATTGCTGATGACTAACCATCCGCACGACTGCGCGGTATGTGATGAAGGCGGGTCCTGCCATCTGCAGGATATGACCGTCATGACAGGCCATGCCTACCGCGACTACCACTTCAGTAAAAGGACCCACCGGAATCAATACCTGGGCCCTTTTATCAACCATGAAATGAACCGCTGCATTCAGTGTTACCGCTGCGTGCGTTTTTATAAAGACTTTGCCGGCGGAAAAGACCTGGACGTATTTGCCGCCCACAGCCATGTGTACTTCGGCCGCCAGAAAGACGGCATCCTGGAAAATGAATTCAGTGGTAATCTGGTGGAAGTATGCCCTACCGGGGTGTTTACAGATAAAACCCTCAAACAGCATTATACCCGCAAATGGGACCTGACCAACGCGCCCTCTATCTGTCAGGGCTGCGGCCTTGGTTGCAATATTATCGCCGGCGAACGTTATGGTTCCCTGCGCCAGATCACCAACCGCTTCAACGGTGCTGTCAACGGTTACTTCCTCTGCGACCGCGGTCGTTACGGATACGAGTTTGTTAACAGCAAAGACCGTATCCGCGAGCCACAGGTAAGACATTCCCCCGGCGACAACGCTAATGGCCTTCCGGTATTGCAACATGTACGCAACCGTATGAAACCGGGAAAAGTAATCGGCATCGGCTCTCCCAGAGCTTCCATAGAATCCAACTATGTATTGAAAGAGTTGGTAGGGCCTGATAATTTTTATTTAGGTATAGGGGAAACAGAACATGAGCTGATCCACTTAATGTTGAAACTCCTGCAACAGGGCCCCGTAAGGGCTGCGTCTATGCAGGAGGCGGCTACAGCCGACGCAGTAATCATCCTCGGGGAAGATCTTACTAATACCGCGCCTATGCTGGCGCTCTCTGTCAGACAAGCAATACGCCGCATGCCGGTGGAAAATGTGATCAATACCATCCACATGCCCGCCTGGCAGGATGCTGCCGTCCGGGAGGCTGTACAGGAATCCAAAGGCCCGCTGTTTATCCTCAATGTACTGGAAACAAAACTCGATGAACTCGCAACAGGAGCCTATCATACAGCCCCTGACAATATTGCGCGTATAGCCTTTGCTGTTAGCCACCTGTTGGATGGTACCTTGCAGGAAGTGACCGGTATGTCGGAGGAAGGGAAACAGGCCGCTGCCACTATTGCCGCAGCACTGAAGGGCGCTAAAAAACCGCTGGTCATAGCGGGGTACGGCGGAGGCAGCGAGCAGGTGATCAGGGCTGCGGCCAACCTGGCCTGGGCCCTGAAACAACAGGGCGCTGATGCTATGCTGTCATTTACAGTGCCCGAATGCAACAGCATGGGCCTGGAGATGCTGGGTGGTCATCGCCTGGAATCCGCGGTAGACGTAGTGCTCAATGGCAGTGCCGATACAGTGCTCATCCTTGAAAATGATCTTTATCGCCGCCTCGATCAGCATACCGCTCATCAGTTTTTTGAGCATTGCAAAGATGTGATCCTCATCGATCATCTCTACAACGCTACTGCTGAAAAAGCGAGCATCCTGTTGCCTGCAGGAACTTTCGCAGAAGCTGACGGTACCCTCGTCAACAACGAAGGACGGGCCCAGCGTTTTCTGCAGGTATTCAATCCTGGCGGCAGCATTCAGGAAAGCTGGCGCTGGCTGTTGCAGCTGGCTGATATTATGGGCCATGAACTGCGCTCCCTGCTGCATTTTGATGATCTCCTCCAAACAATTGTTACCAAACATCCTGTTTTTGCCGGTATCGAAATATTAACACCACCTGCGGATTTCAGGATTGCGGGACAAAAGATTCCACGTGAATCTCACCGCTATAGCGGCCGTACGGCCATGCTCGCCAATCTTAATGTCAGCGAGCCCAAACCCGCTGAGGACCCGGATACGCCACTGTCTTTTACCATGGAAGGATACCGGGGTGAACCACCTTCTTCTGTGATCCCCTTCTTCTGGGCGCCGGGATGGAACTCCGTACAGTCGGTTAATAAATACCAGGTAGAAACAGGAGGGCCCCTGCATGATGGTAACCCTGGCAAAAGGCTGCTGGAACCAAACGTAAACGGACAAACGAAATTCTATACCAATATACCGGATCCGTTTATCCCGGTAGGTGGCCATCTCTTGCTGGTGCCTATCTACCATATTTTCGGATCGGAAGAGCTGAGCGTTTATACACCAGGCATTGCCGAACGCATGCCTGCGCCATATATCATGCTGCACAGCGAAGATGCACGCCGTTTTCAGGTGGCAGCAGGACATCTGCTTTATTTCATGGACAAAGGACATCAGTATGCGTTGCCGGTAGTCATTAATGATACCTTGCAGAAAGGAGCCGCAGGTATTCCTGTGGGGTTGCCCAGCATGCAGGTGGCAGAGGCTCCGCAACTGGTTAAAATTTAATGTTATGACAAACGCGTGGTGGATTATAGGAGGAGTACTGTTTGTGCTCTTAAATACAGCCGCCGGGCTGATATGGCTGGAACGCAGAATGCTGGCCCTCTGGCAGGACCGCTATGGACCCAACAGGGCAGGTCCCTTCGGACTGTTCATCGTTTTGGCCGATACCCTGAAACTGTTTTTTAAGGAAGACTGGATTCCTCCCTTTGCAGACAAGGTTGTGTTTGTATTTGCACCGGCCGTAGTGGTGGCCAGCGTATTGATGAGTTTTGTGATCATCCCTTTTGCACCGGGTATTGTGGTGGCAGACATGAATATCGGTATCCTGTTTTTTCTGGCGATGTCCTCGCTGGGTGTATATAGTATCGTGCTGGGAGGCTGGGCTTCCAACAATAAATATGCGCTGTTGGGAGCCATGAGAGGCGCTTCACAGATGATCAGCTATGAAGTGTTTATGGGGCTGGCCCTGATGGGGGTAGTAGTGCTGAGCGGAACTTTTAATCTGCAACAGATTGTGGAAGCACAACGGGGACTGTGGTTTTTTATTCCTCAACTATTAGGATTCATGATATTTATGGTGGCCGGTATCGCCGAAACACACCGCCTTCCATTTGATATACCGGAAGCGGAAAGCGAGCTGGTGGCCGGTTTTCACTCGGAATATTCCGGTATGAAGTTCGGCATGTTCTTCATCGGTGAATACCTGGGTATTACCCTTATCTCAGCCATGGTGGTGACCTTATATTTCGGTGGCTGGCTGGGTCCTTCCTTTCTGCCGCCAATCATATGGTTTGTGATCAAAACATTTGTTTTCATTTCGCTGTTCATCCTGCTGAGGGCATCCCTGCCAAGGCCGCGTTATGATCAGCTGATGGAATATGGCTGGAAACTGTTGTTTCCCTTGTCACTGCTGAACTTGCTGATAACAGCAGCGATCAAATTATGGTTAAATTCTTAAATGTTATATCATGCTGAGTCTATTGCGTAGTATGTGGCTGGTGTTTCTGCATATGTTCCATAAGCGGGATACTTACCAGTACCCCGAACAGAAAGCACCGCTGCCGGCACGCTGGCGGGGACGTATCGCATTAACACGCGACCCCGACGGAGAAGAACGTTGTGTGGGCTGTTATCTCTGCGCTGCAGCCTGCCCGGTAGATTGTATTTCGCTACAGGCCACGGAAGATGAACATGGCCGCCGTTATCCCGAATTTTTCCGGATCAATTTCTCCCGTTGTATCTTCTGCGGTTTTTGTGAAGAAGCTTGTCCTACCTACGCGATACAGCTGTTGCCCGATTTTGAAATGGCAGAATATAACCGCCAGAACCTGGTGTATGAAAAACAGGATCTGCTGATTCCCAGTCAGGGCAAATATCCGGGCTACAACTATTACAAAGTGGCTGGCCTGGCTATCAAAAACAAAGACAAAGGAGAAGCACAACACGAAGAACCACCGGTAGATATCAAAAGTCTGTTACCATAAATCACATCGTATGGACATCACCTTCCTCATCGCTGCGATCATCGCTGTATTAGCTACGGTAAGGGTCATCACCTGTTACAATATCATGCATGCCCTCTTATACCTGGTA belongs to Chitinophaga sp. HK235 and includes:
- the nuoC gene encoding NADH-quinone oxidoreductase subunit C/D, which gives rise to MPESIAAELSSRFGEDIIKPLVTRDETPTFRTPQEKIVAILQYLKSDIKMPYRMLYDLTAIDERAYKKEQNGHKPFDFTLVYTLFSFDRNQFLRLKVGLHGEYPSHDTITHLWPAANWYEREVFDMFGIRFNGHPHLQRILMPPTWQGHPLRKEHPARATEMGPFKLFDEKVDREQGALKFEPEEWGLKRHSDDTDFMFLNIGPQHPGTHGVLRIILQLDGENIVDAVPDIGFHHRGAEKMGERQSWHTYIPYTDRIDYLGGVNNNLAYLLAVEQLAGIDVPLRAQVIRIMLCELFRIASHLVWYGTFAQDLGQLSPVFYMFTDREKVFEIIEAICGGRMHPNWFRIGGVAQDLPRGWDTLVKNFVDYFPRKLREYDKMVMKNYLFKIRTKGIGIYTLEEAIEWGVTGPGLRACGMEWDMRKKRPYSGYENFAFEIPVAHNGDCYDRAVVRVEEMRQSLRIVQQCLEYMPAGDFKSHHPLATPPVKQHTMQDIETLIHHFLNVSWGPVIPAGEAMVCTEATKGWNSYYLVSDGNTASYRTRIRTPSFPHMQMIPLISKGYTVADLLSILGGMDYVLADIDR
- the nuoE gene encoding NADH-quinone oxidoreductase subunit NuoE, whose amino-acid sequence is MLTAIEIEKITHELQQVPVKKAACIEALKIVQQQRRWISDESVEDIAAMLEMSTAEVDSVATFYNLIFRRPVGRHIILLCDSISCYVMGFTALRQQLQSLLHINYGQTTTDERFTLLPNACLGTCDHAPALMIDEDLYRDVKPEDLEKILEKYS
- the nuoF gene encoding NADH-quinone oxidoreductase subunit NuoF, whose protein sequence is MERPLTQHIPDSGAALHIREYEAVGGYTALKKVLREMEPAQVTTLVKDSKLKGRGGAGFDTGMKWSFVPMDMPGPKYLIANADEMEPGTFKDRWLLEGNPHQLLEGMIIAAYAIQATDAFVFLRWAYKDAAREMRRAIADAYTAGYLGKNILGSSFSLEMQLHTGVGRYMCGEETALLNSLEGKRATPRAKPPFPQVSGLFGKPTIVNNVETLSWISHIVNNGGAWFKSLSYTADGGTKIYGVSGRVNKPGAWELPMGITMRELLEEHAGGMRNGYRFRGALPGGASTDFLTEVHLDVKMDFAGVTAAGSRLGTGTMVVLDDHTCPVGFVHNLEHFFAQESCGFCTPCREGLPWTEKILWSLENGTGVPADLDLLEMHTKMLGPGNTFCALAPGAMEPLQSALKYFREDFEQHIKEKKCPYAHHQH
- the nuoG gene encoding NADH-quinone oxidoreductase subunit NuoG; translation: MPIINIDNIPYEVKDGKNLLEACLSLGLNLPYFCWHPALGSVGACRQCAVKIFKDAEDTRGKLMMACMEPVKDGMRISINDSAAVAFRSNIIGLLMTNHPHDCAVCDEGGSCHLQDMTVMTGHAYRDYHFSKRTHRNQYLGPFINHEMNRCIQCYRCVRFYKDFAGGKDLDVFAAHSHVYFGRQKDGILENEFSGNLVEVCPTGVFTDKTLKQHYTRKWDLTNAPSICQGCGLGCNIIAGERYGSLRQITNRFNGAVNGYFLCDRGRYGYEFVNSKDRIREPQVRHSPGDNANGLPVLQHVRNRMKPGKVIGIGSPRASIESNYVLKELVGPDNFYLGIGETEHELIHLMLKLLQQGPVRAASMQEAATADAVIILGEDLTNTAPMLALSVRQAIRRMPVENVINTIHMPAWQDAAVREAVQESKGPLFILNVLETKLDELATGAYHTAPDNIARIAFAVSHLLDGTLQEVTGMSEEGKQAAATIAAALKGAKKPLVIAGYGGGSEQVIRAAANLAWALKQQGADAMLSFTVPECNSMGLEMLGGHRLESAVDVVLNGSADTVLILENDLYRRLDQHTAHQFFEHCKDVILIDHLYNATAEKASILLPAGTFAEADGTLVNNEGRAQRFLQVFNPGGSIQESWRWLLQLADIMGHELRSLLHFDDLLQTIVTKHPVFAGIEILTPPADFRIAGQKIPRESHRYSGRTAMLANLNVSEPKPAEDPDTPLSFTMEGYRGEPPSSVIPFFWAPGWNSVQSVNKYQVETGGPLHDGNPGKRLLEPNVNGQTKFYTNIPDPFIPVGGHLLLVPIYHIFGSEELSVYTPGIAERMPAPYIMLHSEDARRFQVAAGHLLYFMDKGHQYALPVVINDTLQKGAAGIPVGLPSMQVAEAPQLVKI
- the nuoH gene encoding NADH-quinone oxidoreductase subunit NuoH — its product is MTNAWWIIGGVLFVLLNTAAGLIWLERRMLALWQDRYGPNRAGPFGLFIVLADTLKLFFKEDWIPPFADKVVFVFAPAVVVASVLMSFVIIPFAPGIVVADMNIGILFFLAMSSLGVYSIVLGGWASNNKYALLGAMRGASQMISYEVFMGLALMGVVVLSGTFNLQQIVEAQRGLWFFIPQLLGFMIFMVAGIAETHRLPFDIPEAESELVAGFHSEYSGMKFGMFFIGEYLGITLISAMVVTLYFGGWLGPSFLPPIIWFVIKTFVFISLFILLRASLPRPRYDQLMEYGWKLLFPLSLLNLLITAAIKLWLNS
- the nuoI gene encoding NADH-quinone oxidoreductase subunit NuoI, translated to MLSLLRSMWLVFLHMFHKRDTYQYPEQKAPLPARWRGRIALTRDPDGEERCVGCYLCAAACPVDCISLQATEDEHGRRYPEFFRINFSRCIFCGFCEEACPTYAIQLLPDFEMAEYNRQNLVYEKQDLLIPSQGKYPGYNYYKVAGLAIKNKDKGEAQHEEPPVDIKSLLP